The Quercus lobata isolate SW786 unplaced genomic scaffold, ValleyOak3.0 Primary Assembly Scq3eQI_133, whole genome shotgun sequence genomic sequence tatcaaaaacttttttttgccTCTATCAACACTCTTTGCAATATGTGTCCACCAATATGCTGAAGGTCCTCACACTTAGCATGATCTTCCTCTGTGTCATCTCATTCAACAAAGTAATAGTCTCTCTCCACCAGTGGAAATTGCATAAGCCTTGAATTAAGGAATTGTAAGTGATAACGTCCGGTTGAAAGCCTTTACTCCTCATTTCAGATAAAAGGTTCAAAGCCTCAGTTACCAATCTATCCTTACATAAACTATCAATGATTGTGTTATTCATTGTCAGATCAAGCTCAAAATTCCCTTCTTCCATCTTCCTAAGCAAACCAATAGCCATACTAGTCTGTCCAATCTTACACAGAGCTTTTAGTATTGTTCCACAAGTAATTGCATTAGGCTTATACCCAGTCTTCTCCATTTCTTCTACCACCCTCACAGCTCCAGCAATGTTACCTTGAAGATAGAGCCCCTTGACAAGGGTGTTTAGAGTAATAGAGTTTGGGTGATGaccaagtttcaaaattgttgCCAAGACAGAAAACCCAAAATCTACTCGATTCAAATGGCAGAAGCAGTTAACCAAAATATTAAGAGTATAAACATCAGGAGAGATACCAAATGATTCGATTCGTTTAATTAGAGAAATGACTACTAGGTAATGCTTCAATCTTGCAATGGCACCCAACATGTGATTAAAATTGACAATGGAAGGCAAACGGCG encodes the following:
- the LOC115973611 gene encoding putative pentatricopeptide repeat-containing protein At1g12700, mitochondrial, which translates into the protein MLGAIARLKHYLVVISLIKRIESFGISPDVYTLNILVNCFCHLNRVDFGFSVLATILKLGHHPNSITLNTLVKGLYLQGNIAGAVRVVEEMEKTGYKPNAITCGTILKALCKIGQTSMAIGLLRKMEEGNFELDLTMNNTIIDSLCKDRLVTEALNLLSEMRSKGFQPDVITYNSLIQGLCNFHWWRETITLLNEMTQRKIMLSVRTFSILVDTYCKEC